One Yoonia sp. BS5-3 genomic window carries:
- a CDS encoding Na+/H+ antiporter subunit E → MNVFLLNILLAVIWAALWGTLTLAQLAIGFHIGFAILWLTQPMFGERSGYFLRAWRVVRLIGFFLYDLCISSVRVAYDVLTPQDLSNPAILEMPLDVESDIEILLVTNLISLTPGTLSLDVTPDRKTLIVHAMFADDPQAVIDSLKSGMERMVKEVFQS, encoded by the coding sequence ATGAACGTTTTCTTGCTGAACATATTGCTGGCGGTGATCTGGGCGGCGCTTTGGGGCACACTCACGCTCGCGCAGCTAGCCATCGGTTTTCATATCGGTTTCGCCATTCTTTGGCTGACCCAGCCTATGTTCGGCGAACGGAGTGGCTATTTCCTGCGTGCGTGGCGGGTTGTGCGGCTTATTGGCTTTTTCCTGTATGATCTTTGTATTTCCAGCGTTCGGGTCGCCTATGACGTGCTGACACCACAGGATCTGAGCAATCCGGCGATCCTTGAAATGCCTCTCGACGTTGAATCGGACATTGAGATTTTGCTGGTGACAAACTTGATTTCACTGACCCCAGGCACGCTTAGCCTTGATGTCACGCCTGACCGCAAGACGTTGATTGTCCACGCAATGTTCGCCGATGACCCGCAGGCTGTGATCGATAGTCTGAAATCCGGGATGGAGCGGATGGTAAAAGAGGTGTTCCAATCATGA
- a CDS encoding monovalent cation/H+ antiporter complex subunit F, with protein sequence MTPATFLDMAVDIALIMVVLSLAIAFVRLARGPGLADRVVALDMMTVTLIAVCGVTAIRSGELALLDVALVLALVGFLATVALARYAEKRDAQQEDRSNG encoded by the coding sequence ATGACCCCAGCTACATTTCTCGATATGGCCGTTGATATCGCCTTGATCATGGTGGTGCTGTCGCTGGCGATCGCCTTCGTGCGGCTCGCGCGTGGTCCAGGTCTGGCCGACCGGGTTGTAGCGCTGGATATGATGACCGTGACCTTAATTGCCGTATGCGGCGTGACAGCGATCCGCAGCGGCGAATTGGCGCTTTTGGATGTGGCACTGGTGCTGGCACTGGTCGGTTTCTTAGCGACAGTTGCGCTCGCCCGTTACGCTGAAAAGCGGGACGCTCAGCAAGAGGATCGTAGCAATGGTTGA
- the mnhG gene encoding monovalent cation/H(+) antiporter subunit G, producing the protein MVEVLVAIFLLLGGFFALIAAIGVLRLPDVLTRMHASTKAGTLGSSLALIGCAIYFGDTAVTVRVIAIILFLMLTAPIGAHMLGRAAVRVDDNVKT; encoded by the coding sequence ATGGTTGAGGTGCTCGTCGCGATCTTTTTGCTTTTAGGGGGCTTTTTCGCCCTTATCGCGGCAATAGGTGTGTTGCGCCTGCCCGACGTTCTAACGCGCATGCATGCCTCCACTAAGGCGGGGACTTTGGGCAGCAGCCTCGCCTTGATTGGATGCGCCATCTATTTTGGCGATACTGCTGTAACAGTGCGGGTGATCGCCATCATCCTGTTCCTGATGCTAACCGCCCCCATCGGCGCACACATGCTCGGGCGGGCTGCAGTGCGCGTGGATGACAATGTAAAGACCTAG